Proteins co-encoded in one Myripristis murdjan chromosome 4, fMyrMur1.1, whole genome shotgun sequence genomic window:
- the LOC115358381 gene encoding uncharacterized protein LOC115358381, with product MAGPTCLEDTLPAEEKDFQEIITQIGGRDKIYLVSEACKAEHEGKSDNDTLQEFIRDMFYSSGPADRSVPPSDHGDAASEKQISIETEPAPCNEIPLPGRSKDLELRAKPAGGKEDKRRRPGNGNAQSTATSSMDISSPRRTIDSPIIIFIFRQEFLSSSSNEVCLKEILKDVRARTKRARSSRPALLGLIRTAEESAETRQCAQLLERLIRAVFRRHSPEAIWVGSFIPKTEAKMLAIKKNACRVLCSSQTTDNTRDRGNPRFWPFQCLPWPPRGAARGQAGSSPASRQRGDTGSIEEGIPLKTKPLSIGVHVDEEGAGRDS from the exons ATGGCAGGCCCGACGTGCCTGGAGGACACGCTGCCCGCAGAGGAGAAGGACTTCCAGGAGATTATCACCCAGATCGGAGGTAGAGACAAGATCTATTTAGTGAGTGAAGCCTGCAAAGCCGAGCATGAGGGGAAGAGTGACAACGACACATTACAGGAGTTCATCCGCGACATGTTTTACAGCAGCGGTCCTGCCGACCGATCCGTTCCTCCAAGTGATCACGGCGATGCTGCAAGTGAAAAACAGATCAGCATCGAGACGGAACCTGCTCCCTGTAATGAAATCCCTCTGCCAGGGAGGTCTAAAGATTTGGAATTGAGAGCCAAGCCGGCGGGGGGGAAGGAGGACAAGAGGCGGCGGCCGGGCAACGGAAACGCTCAAAGCACCGCCACGTCGAGCATGGACATTTCCAGCCCACGGCGAACAATAGACTCCCCTATCATCATATTCATCTTCAGACAGGAGTTTCTCAGCAGCAGTTCAAACGAAGTGTGTCTGAAGGAGATCCTGAAGGACGTGAGGGCGCGCACGAAACGCGCCAGGAGCAGCCGGCCCGCCCTGCTTGGATTAATACGCACCGCGGAGGAGAGCGCCGAGACGCGGCAGTGTGCGCAGCTCCTGGAGCGCCTGATCCGCGCGGTGTTTCGCAGACACTCACCGGAGGCGATCTGGGTCGGCAGTTTCATCCCAAAGACAGAGGCCAAGATGCTCGCCATCAAGAAAAACGCCTGCAGAGTCCTGTGCTCGTCTCAAACAACAG ATAATACCAGGGATAGAGGGAACCCGCGTTTCTGGCCATTCCAGTGTTTGCCCTGGCCTCCCAGAGGAGCAGCGCGAGGGCAGGCCGGCAGCTCTCCAGCCAGCAGGCAACGAG